The DNA window AGTATGttgttattgtgtaaataatatttataaatcatattattaagtttatcaattaaatattacttttacatAGCCATTAAAatgtatctataatatttaaaaatagaacacgtGTTTGAAACTATATCCTGTATTGAAATTcaagtaaatacaatattattataatttagggaataattaagtaatttattataactaatttacaCAGTTTCTTATATTATGGAGCGTTAGGTCCATGATACCCCAATCGGAGCCTCATTATAATACATTAGTTCAGCTTACGTTTGACACCaatgtattatatactttacagtggtatattaaaatagaaaaatgtttcCAAGTCCTCTTAACAAGACGACTTTATTAGAAGAATAATTCTCGACAAATAAACTAGCACTAAACTCTAAGAAATCTAAATGTTTCCATTTAGTACCTTCAAGGGCTCCctgtatagataataataatatgactttatatttaaatagcgaaaaataagaaaaacttgACAAAACGCAATTCCTAGGATTTATTTTTGACTTATAGCTTCAATGGAGACCAcatattgataattttaaaataaagttaaactcAGCTACTTTTGCTATCAGGAAGATAAAACAATTAACAGATGTATCCACGGCTAAGACAGTATTTTGCTTATCTTTATAGTCTTATGTcgtattaaatattattgtggGGAGGATAGCATATTGCAATTAGAACAGTTTGTGGCATGAAACCCAGATAatcattattcaaaattcaaaattcaaaaaattcaaaattcaaaattcatttatttcaagtaggcctaatacaagaacttttgaaacgtcaagtctgtccgtgtgtagtgactctaccaccggttcggaaggcagattctaccgagaagaagccggcaagaaactcatcgaATTAGCAAACACCCGTATCTGTTAATATAACGAAAGTCCTCATAATTTTAAACCTCATTCCTGATCTATCGTGTAGTAAATTTAAGGTACACGTAAAAATCGGTTTTATAAAGAAGGCCTACTAAAGAAGTTagaactggcgcagtgggcagcgaacctgctttctgagtcctatgccgtgggttcgattcccacaactggtaaatgtttgtgtgatgaacatgattgtattcagtgtctgcgtgtttatttgtatattataagtatttatgtgtattatattaataaaaatattgtcgtagtatatttatttattttatttattttattaacagcaTAAACTGAATAAAGATCTGATTGATTGAaagataaacattaaaaataaattgtaactgACTGTtggaaatatcaaattaaattaagtattgaTAGGTAGAATAATAACGATgtgtaaaaactataaaaattcgACTCATTATTCCTCCATTTGATGCACCCCGAGTAAATTTGAACTATAATAGTTCAAACTTACtcctttaaacaaaaaaaaatgttaaattagtgATCACTACCTctattatattatgagtattataCTATACTAAAAGTACAATAGAGGGCAGTGATGGAGTAGTATAGCcagatattaaaacaaaaaagaaagaaaataaattactgGCCATCAACATTTTCTAATCAGCATTCTATTAAAAcgaaaattcattcaaatttgaCGAGCAAAAccatattcatttaatttttgaatgtcTATCTGAAAACTATAAAGTagctatttaataatatgtaaataaattcaaagtagagaaaacttataacaaaaactaaaaaaaatggcatATTACTTCGAGGAGCCGGGAGACTACGCAGTAACACCAATGCTCATTTCGCCCTGCGGCCCAGAGAAATACTGTGAGGCACCTCCAATATGTTATTCCTGCCTACCTCACTGTCCGAAAGGACAAATGGTATATTACTGCGATAAACCTCAATGCACAAAGTCACCGAGAAGAAGAGATGACCCTTGCAATGATATTCCTGAAAAGCCAAATTCACATTACAAACGTCAACTCTCGCCTCCTACAAAGGAGGACTGTTGTCCCACGTGCAATAATCCTTGCAAACCAATAAAAACGAAATATGTAATACCGTGTTATCGGTACGAAGATGGACGAATCGTAAGTTTCAATTACCAATATACTTTTTAGTACGTCTATATTCAAAATCACATAACAATAACTCTTTAAAAACTGTGATAATTTATACCCTTTAAAAGCATTTAAGATATTTTCGGTCAAGTCAATACGATGTTCCTGGGGCCAACTATTATTTGGGTGGTACAATTCTAATTTTGTGGTTGGTTTCAGGAACAGTACGTTCCCACGCGACACGGTAGACTACCTATGTCGGCGTACCGTAGGAATGGTATACAAGACCAAATCTATGGCTACAGGGGTGCAGTACGGCATTTGTGTGCTGGCGGTGTAGGCAGTAAATGCTACGTTTATACTGCAGTAGAACCTATCCTCAGATTATTCCCAAGAGTTACTCAGGAAGTGTTACccattaaaagaaaaaagataaaaagtgaattaaaagtaaaagattATACTAAATACTCGTAGATAATGAGATGAGCCCAAAAGATAAAAATTGACAGGTAAATCCTCTTCCATCCAGCGCGTTTAAGCGGAATGGAATACAAGATCAGAAATTTATAGAAAGCGGTGGAATTGCGTACGTACGAAAATGTTGGAGGAATGCCACGTGGAGCGATACTCCATTCGTTTTACCCGTCAAACCTATGAAGAAACTTCCTATAATTGTCTCTAAGAAGCGATGACCTGATTCGGTGCGTTAATTAATCAATTTTGTCTATGAGGGACATCTTATGGCAGTGACTAATGAATTTAGGAAAGGGTTATACCTTCATcgaacaattaataataatgaactaTTGTTTCAAGCGGCATTACTAATAATTGTAGACCTTTGATGAAAATACTGATGTATTCTATTAGTGGAAAAGATGAGCAAAGTTTAAAGACGACTATCAATTCCAGGTGCGACAGTTACCGGTATCTGCATTCAAGCGGAATGGTATGCAAGACCAAGAGCATTCTAGGTTATTGGGTACTGCAAACTTTCTAAAACGATGTCCTCGTGACGTAACAATAGAATGTGAAGTTAGTCCTGTGCAAGTGAGAGACCCCGTTAAAGTACCGAACTATAACCACCCATTAGACCGTCGTTTACTTAAGAAGGAACCTGTTGAAGTATTTTTAGAAGATGTTATGGATGACTGCAactaagtttaaagttaactcATAATGAATAAAGTACGTTTtgcagagtatttttttttcttcatattttCGCTAcaacataactcagaaaaggaACATGTATTCAAAGTATATGACTCGAGTCTTGCCGTACACGATCGtgatatacatttaaatataaaaccgcTTTACAtccgttaaataaatatttaatggtcggcagtggtgtgcatagaggatatgcacagggtacgcagatgatataaaatgaagataatctccagtacgagttataaaaacttaagggtagacttttgGTAATGATAGGCTGAAAATTAAACGTAGCACGGCTCAGATTTATCTCATCATGTATAACGAGTTGATACAGCTGATACCAAAAAAATTGCGTACCAAAAAAGTCGACATAAACAAATTATACTGTGATTTTTGTATCATCGATCATTGACAGTTCCTTTAATCTATCCGATCTACAATAACTAAGTAATATTCaaaactgttgaatatttctaCACCATtgataaacaattaaaacattaactTCTGCATTTTCAATTTTGGAAGCAATTCAATGCAATGCAAATTGGGTaccaattgaaatattttttctgctgcatgaaaTTACCACAATTGATTGGACTGATACCGCCGTCGCACTGCTCCCGCTCACACAcaatataggatacttcttataTACCAAACGATTAactgatattaaattttaatttgccgGATATGTTGTATAACAATGTTATATTTCATTGTTGCAGGTTAATCAGCCTACAGTTCTAATGCGCCGCGCATGCGAGGTTGCCGTGGGCGCTCGGCCTAGGCGGAAGCCTTTTGCGATATCGACATCTTGTGTAGATCCTGATCAAGAAGTTCATCGTTACCACAGTCAAGATGATCGGGTACACCATTAcagttagtttatttattagtatcaaCAGGAAGCAATAATTCTgctttatagttatttttgacGTCAGGCAGGTGGTTAACATATTAGGCTggtgctaaaaaaaaaacaaaaagcctTCCTCAGGTAGCGTAGGATACGGGCGAGAAAAAACGGGTGATTTCCATAAATTTAGGAAACGCTTGAATCGAATGTCTATTGATTTGAATGATGCGCAGACAAAAAGCgattcaccaactcttagatagTGGGCCGGTggtgggtttatatgatgatgatgatgatgatgacccgtACAGATGACCTTGatttgatgataaaataaagattaaaattacAAGTAACATTCCAAGTTCCGGACTGAGCTGGATTTCGGACAGACAGCATCGTatgttcatatatttttttctcgtCTGTGTGACATGGATCCATCGATAAAAGTAATAACCGACGTTTCTAAGTACGAAatgaaattgattttaatttccaTGTAAAAGGCTATACTTTCTTTGGAATTATTATTCAGTTTCAGCCAAATCACACCCCGTAGCACCTGAATTGATTCCCGAGCAATATCCTCTGATGAAAGCAAAGTAAAAAGCCAAATAAATGCCGCTAGTAATACTTTGAAAAGATTCAATATCATTATAAAATCACTTCGGACCTTGATAAAAAGGAACTAATATAAACTATGAAACCAATTTCGATATCTTTTGCTCCAATGAAGATTTCAGCTGAAAACTCGATATCACTTTTTGCTTCGACGTTGAAAAAGAATTAATGCGTCCCCGCATGAACTAAGACCATTTATTTTTCTGGCGAAAggattaaaatgtaattaatcaACATTTAAATTGAAACTTTGTAATTTGTTATCAAGTCATTTCGTACATCAATCTAGATAATATAAACATCTACATTGAAAGTAATCCTCAAAGGAGATTAGAATAACTtcatatataatacatacatgcgCTAAAATATTTACGGGATTAACTAAACGTAATAATAAGCTAATTTGATAAGGTTTTTAAGGTTAGATGTTAGATCGAAAGTGTCATTTTTCGATTATTTTTcagattaatttaatattttttcagagtagatatattttatcagAGTTTTAGCAATAAGCATGTGAAAGCTAAAGCATTTTGtgttttactttaaacatgGTTTTAAATGTAGactgttaaattattttgtaagttCGGTATACTTAATCTCGCtagtgaaaattaaattaagtgaaACTTAACCACTCTAATTCCAGAACAAATTACTCACGATTTGACATTACCGGGAGGCTGATTgcctagtgtttttttttttaataccaatcGTCCGTCAGACCGCAATGCTTATTCATGGGTTGCGGCGAGGGTTTAGATGGATTTATTTTCTACTGAAGCTAAAAATACGACCCTTCGTGATTTTCCCTTATTTTCTGGCTGATATCATGTCGGGAGCCGGCGGCATTTATAGCGTAATAACCTCTTAACATGTTTGATATTTTGCGTCGCGCGTTCGGTATTACTTATTAAATCAACGTTGATGATATTAAAAAGCACActttaaatagttaatttttatacaGCAGTTTTGCATGCCCCGTGTTAAataagtggcgcagtgggcagcgaccctgctttcggagtccaaggtcgtgggttcgattcccacacctggaaaatgtttgtgtgatgaacatgaatgtttttcagtgtctgggtgtttatctatatattaagtCGGTAGTTATTAGTTTCCGTGGGAATTCAAAATAGGAAGAATGTCTCGTTTCGTCTTCGTTTTATTTTCgtcatttactttttttttgattgaccttattttaatgattatattttatagtaatttaagTTATGAATTCTGCCctttaaaaatggaagattaaactataaatttatgaaattaaccttaaaaaaatcataataatagaaCATTAGATTAGTTTATTGATTGGATTGGAAGCTATATTCCAAATCACCTACTCTGAAGGAAACATTAACTATAACCTACAAAACATCtaatttacttacataaataaattttgattgtaAGTATAGAGTCTACTGTG is part of the Pararge aegeria chromosome 2, ilParAegt1.1, whole genome shotgun sequence genome and encodes:
- the LOC120634371 gene encoding uncharacterized protein LOC120634371 isoform X6 → MAYYFEEPGDYAVTPMLISPCGPEKYCEAPPICYSCLPHCPKGQMVYYCDKPQCTKSPRRRDDPCNDIPEKPNSHYKRQLSPPTKEDCCPTCNNPCKPIKTKYVIPCYRYEDGRIVNPLPSSAFKRNGIQDQKFIESGGIAYVRKCWRNATWSDTPFVLPVKPMKKLPIIVSKKR
- the LOC120634371 gene encoding uncharacterized protein LOC120634371 isoform X3, translating into MAYYFEEPGDYAVTPMLISPCGPEKYCEAPPICYSCLPHCPKGQMVYYCDKPQCTKSPRRRDDPCNDIPEKPNSHYKRQLSPPTKEDCCPTCNNPCKPIKTKYVIPCYRYEDGRIVRQLPVSAFKRNGMQDQEHSRLLGTANFLKRCPRDVTIECEVSPVQVRDPVKVPNYNHPLDRRLLKKEPVEVFLEDVMDDCN
- the LOC120634371 gene encoding uncharacterized protein LOC120634371 isoform X5; amino-acid sequence: MAYYFEEPGDYAVTPMLISPCGPEKYCEAPPICYSCLPHCPKGQMVYYCDKPQCTKSPRRRDDPCNDIPEKPNSHYKRQLSPPTKEDCCPTCNNPCKPIKTKYVIPCYRYEDGRIVNQPTVLMRRACEVAVGARPRRKPFAISTSCVDPDQEVHRYHSQDDRVHHYSNYANGIQNEITRKTEDRRDPQ
- the LOC120634371 gene encoding uncharacterized protein LOC120634371 isoform X7; the protein is MAYYFEEPGDYAVTPMLISPCGPEKYCEAPPICYSCLPHCPKGQMVYYCDKPQCTKSPRRRDDPCNDIPEKPNSHYKRQLSPPTKEDCCPTCNNPCKPIKTKYVIPCYRYEDGRIVNQPTVLMRRACEVAVGARPRRKPFAISTSCVDPDQEVHRYHSQDDRVHHYR
- the LOC120634371 gene encoding uncharacterized protein LOC120634371 isoform X4, coding for MAYYFEEPGDYAVTPMLISPCGPEKYCEAPPICYSCLPHCPKGQMVYYCDKPQCTKSPRRRDDPCNDIPEKPNSHYKRQLSPPTKEDCCPTCNNPCKPIKTKYVIPCYRYEDGRIVNQPTVLMRRACEVAVGARPRRKPFAISTSCVDPDQEVHRYHSQDDRATTRMGFKMKLPGKQRIGGTRNKTFIN
- the LOC120634371 gene encoding uncharacterized protein LOC120634371 isoform X1, with amino-acid sequence MAYYFEEPGDYAVTPMLISPCGPEKYCEAPPICYSCLPHCPKGQMVYYCDKPQCTKSPRRRDDPCNDIPEKPNSHYKRQLSPPTKEDCCPTCNNPCKPIKTKYVIPCYRYEDGRIVNQPTVLMRRACEVAVGARPRRKPFAISTSCVDPDQEVHRYHSQDDRGNCCYYFEKKNKCQACQSCPQCGDFVHANAVMPPRGCYFQTC
- the LOC120634371 gene encoding uncharacterized protein LOC120634371 isoform X2 — translated: MAYYFEEPGDYAVTPMLISPCGPEKYCEAPPICYSCLPHCPKGQMVYYCDKPQCTKSPRRRDDPCNDIPEKPNSHYKRQLSPPTKEDCCPTCNNPCKPIKTKYVIPCYRYEDGRIEQYVPTRHGRLPMSAYRRNGIQDQIYGYRGAVRHLCAGGVGSKCYVYTAVEPILRLFPRVTQEVLPIKRKKIKSELKVKDYTKYS